A single genomic interval of Oncorhynchus mykiss isolate Arlee chromosome 13, USDA_OmykA_1.1, whole genome shotgun sequence harbors:
- the LOC118936323 gene encoding uncharacterized protein LOC118936323 isoform X1 — MTVSYPKPSTSTQAAWAAPAQTLDGFLPRPCLDEEEVVPSTSMKDNTVPNTHAARAAPSQTLEEEVGEAEVSEMSDSSLMPTKNRQDPLEKIPSLLPGKEHILLCSTPWATIMSPQTLKFILHGIMCRLEASESPQTRRANDPFRLMKDLFVEVQHALKYADISVVFGLEESIQFSGEDAVKAIVKTAAKRLSLRSDSNRAQLRAARSGSEGAIRCMADTITQVIDDYSEDWSFDGHFGARRSRGSGRSHSSTSSRSDVTLTEELLAWRETPEEDLEEMADDSTGLEKTSVSSAISEKSQVISYLSESTKPISSALSTDLEDITSTQVRRPRTSRSFCYLGCLIVRHRLMSVSLSTKKKEKEEAMKKEVRKSRKKKRGNNKNQKKNKVSPLGNDSTVAADEPKKKQALLPRITAALAKLFCFPCKKKKQK, encoded by the exons ATGACTGTCTCATACCCTAAACCCTCCACCTCAACCCAGGCAGCATGGGCAGCTCCTGCCCAGACTCTGGACGGTTTTCTGCCCAGACCCTGCCTGGATGAAGAAGAGGTAGTCCCCAGCACCTCCATGAAGGACAACACTGTGCCGAACACCCATGCAGCACGGGCAGCTCCTTCCCAGACCCTGGAAGAAGAGGTGGGGGAGGCTGAGGTCTCCGAGATGAGTGACAGCTCCCTGATGCCTACCAAGAACAGGCAGGACCCCCTGGAGAAGATTCCCTCCCTCCTACCAGGCAAGGAGCACATCCTCCTTTGCAGCACTCCCTGGGCCACCATCATGAGCCCCCAGACTCTGAAGTTTATTCTCCACGGCATCATGTGCCGACTGGAGGCCTCAGAGTCCCCCCAGACAAGGAGGGCTAATGACCCCTTCAGGCTGATGAAGGATCTCTTTGTGGAGGTCCAGCATGCCCTGAAGTATGCTGACATCTCTGTCGTCTTTGGCCTGGAGGAGAGCATCCAATTCAGTGGGGAGGATGCGGTGAAGGCCATTGTGAAGACTGCGGCTAAAAGATTGTCCCTGCGTTCGGACTCCAACCGGGCTCAACTGCGTGCCGCACGCTCTGGTAGCGAGGGAGCCATCAGGTGCATGGCGGACACCATCACACAAGTCATAGATGACTATTCCGAGGACTGGAGTTTCGACGGCCATTTTGGAGCCAGGAGGAGCCGTGGTAGTGGGAGGTCACACTCCTCAACCTCCTCAAGGAGTGACGTCACCCTCACCGAGGAGCTCCTGGCTTGGAGGGAAACACCAGAAGAGGACCTAGAGGAGATGGCTGATGACAGCACTGGTTTGGAAAAGACCAGTGTAAGCTCAGCCATCTCTGAGAAGTCCCAGGTAATTAGCTACCTTTCTGAAAGCACCAAGCCCATCAGCAGCGCCCTCTCCACAGACCTCGAGGACATCACCTCCACACAGGTGAGACGGCCAAGAACTAGTAGATCGTTTTGTTATTTGGGCTGTTTGATTGTGAGGCATCGACtcatgtctgtttctctctctactaagaagaaagagaaggaagaggcTATGAAGAAAGAAGTGAGGAAGTCAAGAAAGAAGAAGCGAGGAAATAACAAGAACCAGAAAAAGAACAAGGTGTCTCCTCTTGGCAATGATA GTACTGTGGCTGCAGATGAGCCTAAGAAAAAACAGGCTCTCCTCCCGCGGATCACAGCCGCCCTGGCAAaactattttgcttcccctgcaaaaaaaaaaagcaaaagtAA
- the LOC118936323 gene encoding uncharacterized protein LOC118936323 isoform X2, which produces MTVSYPKPSTSTQAAWAAPAQTLDGFLPRPCLDEEEVVPSTSMKDNTVPNTHAARAAPSQTLEEEVGEAEVSEMSDSSLMPTKNRQDPLEKIPSLLPGKEHILLCSTPWATIMSPQTLKFILHGIMCRLEASESPQTRRANDPFRLMKDLFVEVQHALKYADISVVFGLEESIQFSGEDAVKAIVKTAAKRLSLRSDSNRAQLRAARSGSEGAIRCMADTITQVIDDYSEDWSFDGHFGARRSRGSGRSHSSTSSRSDVTLTEELLAWRETPEEDLEEMADDSTGLEKTSVSSAISEKSQVISYLSESTKPISSALSTDLEDITSTQKEKEEAMKKEVRKSRKKKRGNNKNQKKNKVSPLGNDSTVAADEPKKKQALLPRITAALAKLFCFPCKKKKQK; this is translated from the exons ATGACTGTCTCATACCCTAAACCCTCCACCTCAACCCAGGCAGCATGGGCAGCTCCTGCCCAGACTCTGGACGGTTTTCTGCCCAGACCCTGCCTGGATGAAGAAGAGGTAGTCCCCAGCACCTCCATGAAGGACAACACTGTGCCGAACACCCATGCAGCACGGGCAGCTCCTTCCCAGACCCTGGAAGAAGAGGTGGGGGAGGCTGAGGTCTCCGAGATGAGTGACAGCTCCCTGATGCCTACCAAGAACAGGCAGGACCCCCTGGAGAAGATTCCCTCCCTCCTACCAGGCAAGGAGCACATCCTCCTTTGCAGCACTCCCTGGGCCACCATCATGAGCCCCCAGACTCTGAAGTTTATTCTCCACGGCATCATGTGCCGACTGGAGGCCTCAGAGTCCCCCCAGACAAGGAGGGCTAATGACCCCTTCAGGCTGATGAAGGATCTCTTTGTGGAGGTCCAGCATGCCCTGAAGTATGCTGACATCTCTGTCGTCTTTGGCCTGGAGGAGAGCATCCAATTCAGTGGGGAGGATGCGGTGAAGGCCATTGTGAAGACTGCGGCTAAAAGATTGTCCCTGCGTTCGGACTCCAACCGGGCTCAACTGCGTGCCGCACGCTCTGGTAGCGAGGGAGCCATCAGGTGCATGGCGGACACCATCACACAAGTCATAGATGACTATTCCGAGGACTGGAGTTTCGACGGCCATTTTGGAGCCAGGAGGAGCCGTGGTAGTGGGAGGTCACACTCCTCAACCTCCTCAAGGAGTGACGTCACCCTCACCGAGGAGCTCCTGGCTTGGAGGGAAACACCAGAAGAGGACCTAGAGGAGATGGCTGATGACAGCACTGGTTTGGAAAAGACCAGTGTAAGCTCAGCCATCTCTGAGAAGTCCCAGGTAATTAGCTACCTTTCTGAAAGCACCAAGCCCATCAGCAGCGCCCTCTCCACAGACCTCGAGGACATCACCTCCACACAG aaagagaaggaagaggcTATGAAGAAAGAAGTGAGGAAGTCAAGAAAGAAGAAGCGAGGAAATAACAAGAACCAGAAAAAGAACAAGGTGTCTCCTCTTGGCAATGATA GTACTGTGGCTGCAGATGAGCCTAAGAAAAAACAGGCTCTCCTCCCGCGGATCACAGCCGCCCTGGCAAaactattttgcttcccctgcaaaaaaaaaaagcaaaagtAA